One Vigna unguiculata cultivar IT97K-499-35 chromosome 11, ASM411807v1, whole genome shotgun sequence DNA window includes the following coding sequences:
- the LOC114170003 gene encoding senescence-specific cysteine protease SAG39-like encodes MVAKNQFYHISLALLFCMGFLAFQVSCRTLQDATMYERHEEWMARYGKGYKDPQEREKRFRIFKENVNYIEAFNSAANKPYKLAINQFADLTNEEFIAPRNRFKGHMCSSIIRTTTFKYENVTAVPSTVDWRQKGAVTPIKNQGQCGCCWAFSAVAATEGIHKLSTGKLISLSEQELVDCDINGEDQGCGGGLMDDAFKFIIQNHGLNTEANYPYQGVDGKCNANAAGSHAATITGYEDVPANNEKALQKAVANQPVSVAIDASGSDFQFYESGVFTGSCGTDLDHGVTAVGYGVSDDGTEYWLVKNSWGTEWGEEGYIRMQRGVAAQEGLCGIAMMASYPTA; translated from the exons ATGGTTGCAAAAAATCAGTTCTATCATATTTCACTGGCACTGCTTTTCTGCATGGGATTCTTGGCTTTTCAAGTCTCATGTCGCACTCTCCAAGATGCCACCATGTATGAGAGGCATGAGGAATGGATGGCTCGTTATGGCAAAGGCTACAAGGACCCTCAAGAAAGGGAAAAGCGATTCAGGATATTCAAGGAAAATGTGAACTACATTGAAGCCTTCAACAGTGCTGCCAATAAACCTTACAAGTTAGCTATTAATCAATTTGCAGACCTCACCAACGAGGAGTTCATAGCACCAAGAAATAGGTTCAAGGGGCACATGTGTTCCTCAATCATAAGGACAACAACTTTTAAGTATGAAAATGTGACTGCAGTACCATCCACTGTGGACTGGAGGCAAAAGGGTGCAGTGACACCCATCAAGAACCAAGGCCAGTGTG GATGCTGCTGGGCTTTTTCTGCTGTTGCAGCAACTGAAGGAATTCACAAACTGAGTACTGGAAAACTGATCTCTTTGTCAGAACAAGAACTCGTTGATTGTGACATAAACGGGGAGGACCAAGGTTGTGGTGGTGGTCTTATGGATGACGCTTTCAAattcatcattcaaaatcatGGACTCAACACCGAAGCCAATTACCCCTATCAGGGTGTTGATGGAAAATGCAATGCAAATGCAGCAGGCAGCCATGCTGCTACCATTACTGGGTACGAGGATGTCCCTGCCAACAACGAGAAGGCACTGCAAAAGGCTGTGGCCAATCAACCGGTGTCTGTGGCCATCGATGCCAGTGGCTCTGACTTTCAATTTTACGAGAGTGGTGTGTTCACTGGGTCATGTGGAACTGACTTAGATCACGGTGTCACAGCTGTGGGATATGGTGTTAGTGACGATGGAACTGAGTATTGGTTGGTTAAGAACTCATGGGGAACAGAGTGGGGTGAAGAAGGCTACATTAGGATGCAAAGAGGTGTGGCTGCTCAAGAAGGACTCTGTGGCATAGCTATGATGGCATCTTACCCTACtgcataa
- the LOC114170309 gene encoding vignain-like, producing MVATYVTDNWNNYFRLYKTTIKKIYDTNDAATITGYEDVPANNEKALQKAVANQPVSVAIDASGSDFQFYESGVFTGSCGTDLDHGVTAVGYGVSDDGTEYWLVKNSWGTQWGEEGYIRMQRGVASQEGLCGIAMQASYPTA from the exons ATGGTGGCTACTTATGTGACAGATAATTGGAATAACTACTTTAGGCTG TATAAAACTactataaagaaaatttatgaca CCAACGATGCTGCTACCATTACTGGGTACGAGGATGTTCCTGCCAACAATGAGAAGGCACTGCAGAAGGCTGTGGCCAATCAACCGGTGTCTGTGGCCATCGATGCCAGTGGCTCTGACTTTCAATTTTACGAGAGTGGTGTGTTCACTGGGTCATGTGGAACTGACTTAGATCACGGTGTCACAGCTGTGGGATATGGTGTTAGTGACGATGGAACTGAGTATTGGCTTGTAAAGAACTCATGGGGAACCCAGTGGGGTGAAGAAGGCTACATTAGGATGCAAAGAGGTGTGGCTTCTCAGGAAGGACTCTGTGGCATAGCTATGCAAGCTTCTTACCCTACTgcataa